The Myxococcales bacterium DNA window CCTGCGCGGCCGTGTCGACCGCACCTACTGTCACGATGCGCACGCTCCTGGCGCTGGCCGCGCCGGTGGTGCTGGCGCGCGCGACCCAGTCGGTCGTCGGCTTCACCGACGCGTACATGGTGGCGCCGCTGGGCGAGGACGCGCTGACCGCGACGACCGGCGGGGCGATCAACAGCTTCTCGCTGGTGATCCTGCCCATGGGCACGGCGTTCATCATCCAGAGCTTCGTGGCGCAGCTGGTCGGCAAGGGCCGCGCCGCCGACGCCCGCCGCTACGCGTGGTACGGGCTCGCGCTCGCGCTGGCCGCGGGCGTGCTCGCCCTCGCGGCGCTGCCGCTGATCGGCCCGGTGCTCGGCTGGTTCCCGCACACGCCCCACGTCCGGGGCCTGATGACCGACTACATGATGATCCGCCTGACCGCGGTGGCGGCGATCGTCGGCAGCGAGGCGCTCGGCAACTGGTTCGGCGGGTTCAGCAACACGTCGATGCAGATGCGCGCCGGCATCCTGACGATGGTGATCAACGTCGCCGGCAACTGGCTCCTGATCGAGGGCCGCGCCGGCGCGCCGGCCATGGGCGTGCAGGGCGCGGCGCTGGCGTCGGCGATCTCCAGCTGGATCGGCCTGGGTTACCTGTTCTTCGAGTTCAGGAGGGCGCCGCGGCACGGCGCCGCGCCGACCGCGTGGTCGTGGCCCGAGCTCGGGCGGGTGCTGAGGTTCGGGTTGCCCAACGGGTTCAACTGGTTCCTCGAGTTCGGGGCGTTCGCGCTGTTCCTGAACGTGGCCGTGGCCCAGCTCGGCACCGCGGCGTACGGCGCGCTCAACGTGATCATCCAGGTCAACTCGGTGGCGTTCATGCCGGCGTTCGGGATCGCGACCGCCGGCGCGATCCTGGCCGGACAGTCGATCGGCGCGGGCGCCTTCGACGCGGTCCACCGCGTGGTGCGGATGACGCTGGCGGTGACCGCCGGGTGGATGGGGCTCATCGGGCTCGTCTACCTGGTGTTCCCCGAGACGGTCATGGGGCTGTTCGCGCACGACGACGCCAAGACCGGCGTCAGCGCCAGCCAGCTGGTCGCCGTGGGCGCGCCGATGCTGGCGATCAGCTCGGCGTGGCAGCTGTTCGACGCGGCGTCGATGACGATGTCCGAGACCCTGCGGGCCGCCGGCGACACCGCCTGGACGCTCTGGGCCCGGGTGGTGCTGGCGTGGGTCGTGTTCGTGCCCGCGTCGTTCGTCGTCGTCTACGTGCTCGACGGCGGCACCACCGCGGTGATGCTGTGCCTGGTCGCCTACCTGGCGGCGCTGGCGGTGGCGATGACCCTCCGGTTCCGATCCGGGCGCTGGCGGACGATCGACCTGACCGGGCGGGAGCCGGAGCTGGTGTGACCGCGCTATACACGGGGTCCTGATGCGCCGCTCGCCCCTCCTGCCGATCTTCCTGATCGTCCTCGTCGACGTCCTCGGGATGACGATCGTGATCCCGCTGCTGGCGATCTACGCCGAGCGGTTCGGGGCGTCGCCGCTGACCGCGACGCTCCTGATGTCGTCGTTCGCGGTGTGCCAGCTGCTGTCGGGGCCGGTGCTCGGGACCCTGTCCGATCGCTACGGCCGGCGGCCGATCCTGCTGATCAGCCAGCTCGGGACGCTGGCCGGGTTCCTGATCCTGGCCCGCGCCGACGCGCTGTGGATGGTGTTCGCCGGCCGCATCATCGACGGCGCCACCGCCGGCAACCTCGCCATCGCGCAGGCCTACATCGCCGACCACACGCCGCCCGAGAAGCGCACGCAGTCGTTCGCGCTGATCGGCATCGCGTTCGGGCTGGGCTTCGCGTTCGGGCCGGTGATCTCGGGCTGGCTGTCGCACCACTCGCTGGCGACGCCGTTCTACCTGGCGGCGGCGCTGTCGGCGTGCGCGATCATGGGCACCCTGCTCATCCTGCCGCGCGACGAGGCCCGGGCGCCGGCCACCGGGCGGCTGCGGGTGTTCTCGCCCGGGCTCTACGTCGAGTACTTCCGCCGGCCCGAGCTGGGCCGGCTGCTGGCGCTGTTCTTCGTCTACATGTTCACGTTCTCGCTGTTCATCGGCGGGATCGCGCTGTTCTCCGAGCGCCACTACACGTGGCATGGGCTGCCCTTCACCCCGCGCGAGATCGGCTTCACCTTCGCGGGCAGCGCGGTGGTCGCGCTGGTCATCCAGGGCGGGCTGATCCGCCGGCTGGTGCCGCGGTTCGGCGAGGTCCGGCTGGCCGAGGTCGGGTTCCTGACGCTGGCGGTCGGCTACCCGCTGCTCGGGGTCAGCTCGGCGCTGGGCATGCTCGCGCTCGCGACGTTGATCTCGTCGGTCGGCAACTCGCTGTTGCGCCCGGCGCTGACCGCGCTGGTGACGACCCACGCCAGCGCTCGCGAGCAGGGCGTCGTGCTCGGCATCACCCAGTCGCTGTCATCGATCGCCGCGATCTCAGCGCCGCCCCTGGCCGGCGTGCTGATCGAGCACGGCCACGGCCACGCCTGGGCCTACCTGCTGGGTGGCGTCGGTGCGCTCGGCCTGGTGATCATGATGGCGACCCGCAAGGCCGGCAAGGTAGCCGCAGAAGCGTAGGGACCAAGATAATCGCGAGGGTCCACGAAAACGACCGCGCGCGGGCGGTGAGCCCTAGCCCGCGAGGGCGAACTGCGGCTGGTCGATCGCGACGCCGAGGCCACGCAGGCGCTGGGCGGCGCGCTGGCCGCTGCGCTCGAGCTCGCCGCGATCGGGGTGGAGGGCGACGCCGCGGGCGCGGTCGCGGGCGCGGGCGACGGTGGTCCACTGGCCCCACAGCGCGTCGAGCCAGGTGACGCCGGTGGCGCTCGGCGGAGTCGAGGCGCGGCACCACCAGCTCGAGGTAGGCGCGGCCGAACGCGGCGTGGCGGGCCTCGTCGCGCCCGACCCGCGCGTTGATCTGGCGCACCAGCCGGCACGGCCACGCCGCGATCCGCCGACGCAGCGGCGGCATCACGTCGTGTGCCATGACCACGTCGAGCGCGGCGACCAGCACCCACGCGGGCCCGGTCCAGGCGCGCGCGGTGGCGAACACCGCGGCCAGGCCGGGATCGATCGGCGCGACGTCGCCGAGGCGCTCGAGGTAGGCGCGGTGGACCTGCGCGTGGCGATCCTCGTCGGCGACCTGGGTGGCCATGAAGGCGCGCGCCGCCGGCCTGGGCGCTATATGGGTCAACCCGGGCGGTCCTGGCGTGACGCGTGTCAGCCGATCGGGCGGTCCTGGCGTGGCGGATGCCTGGCGTGACGGGTGTCAGCCGATCGGTTCGTGGCGGCGACGTCTGGCGTGACGGGTGTCAGCCGATCGGTTCGTGGCGGATGCAAAAATTGATATTAATTTTCGCGAGTTTACATGTTCACCGGTTGACAGCCCGAGAATAGAGCAAATGCTTCAAGCAGATGCTTAACTATCTCGGGGCGGGACCGTGACCCCGCCGGCGCAACCGGACCTGGGCAGGGTCACCCGGCAGAAGATCATCGCGGCGACGATCGTGCTGGTCGCCGAGGAGGGCTGGCACGGCGTCACCACGCGGCAGGTCGCCGAGCGCGCCGGCGTCAACAACGCCGCGGTCAACTACCACTTCACGACGAAGGTCGACCTGCTGCGCGCTGCCGCCGCGGCCAATGTCGAGGCCGAGTTCGGCCAGGCCATGCAGGCGATGTTCATGGCGCCGACGCTCAAGGACGGCATGCGCCTGATGCTGAGCTTCCTCGGCGCGATCGATCTCAAGCAGCCCTCGATGGTGATGCTGCTCGAGACCATGATGCAGTCGTCTCGCGACGAACCCCTGCGCGAGGGCTTGCTCGAGGTCCTGGCCGCGGTGCGCGCGCAGATGGCCGCCCGCGTCGCCGCCGATCAGGCCACGGGCCACCTCGCCCCGCACCTCGACCCGATGATCATCGCCACGCTCCTGGCCGCCCTGATCGACGGCCTGCTCTTGCACCGCATGGTCGACCCGTCGATCGACATCACCCGCAGCGGCGTCGCGGCCATCGACGCGCTCCTGGAGGCCCCATGACCACCGCCCCGTCCTCCGCCGCGGCCGGCGCCGCCATCCACCTCCGCGGCGCGTCGCGCACGTTCGGCAAGGGCGCCAACGCCGTCCACGCGCTGCGCGCCGTCGATCTCGACGTCGAGCCCGGCGAGCTCGCGGTGCTGCTGGGGCCCAGCGGCTCGGGCAAGACCACGCTGCTCAACCTCATCGGCGGCATCGAGAGCCCGACCGCCGGCACCGTCGAGGTCGCCGGACGCGACCTCGGCCGCCTCGACGACGACGCCCGCACGCGCTACCGCCGCGACACGCTCGGCTTCGTGTTCCAGTTCTACAACCTCGTGCCGACGCTCACCGCGCGCGAGAACGTCGCGCTGATCCTCGAGCTGATCGGCGTCGACGATCCCGACGGCCGCGCCGAGCGGGCGCTGCGCGCGGTCGGCCTCGGCGCCCGGCTCGAGCGGTTCCCGGCCGAGCTGTCGGGCGGCGAGCAGCAGCGGGTCGCGATCGCGCGCGCGATCGCCAAGGAGCCGCTGCTGCTCTTGTGCGACGAGCCGACCGGCGCGCTCGATCTCGAGACCGGCCGGGTCGTGCTCGCGCTCCTGCGCAAGCTCAACCGCGAGTCGGGCCGGACGATCGCGATCGTCACCCACAACGTCGCGATCGGCGCGATGGCCGATCGGATCGTGCGCATGCGCTCGGGCGAGGTCGTCGAGTCGGTCCGCAACCCGACGCCGATCGAGCCGGAGGAGGTGACCTGGTGAGGCTCCTCCGCCGCAAGCTCGGGCGCGATCTGCGGCGCCAGCGCGCCCAGAGCCTCGCGATCGCCGCGACCATCTTCCTCGGCACGATGCTGGCGGTGCTGTCGGCGGGCGCGTACCGCGATCTCGACGCCAGCTACCGCGCGGTGTTCGACGCGACCGGCTTCGCCGATCTGTGGATCGCCGGCGGCGACGTCGACGCGATCGCGACCGCGGCCGGCGCCGAGCCGGGCGTCGAGGCCGCGCTGCCCCGACGGGTCACCGACGTGCCGATCGAGATCGGCGATCAGCGCTTCCTGGGCCGCGCGGTCGAGGTCGTCGCCGACGCCGCGGTCGGCAAGGTCCTGGTCACCGCGGGCCAGCCGCTCGATCCGGCCGAGCCCGACGGCGTCCTGGTCGAGGAGCACCTCGCGGCCCACGCCCACCTCGGCCCGGGCGATCACCTGGCGCTGCTGGTCGGCACCGGCTGGCGGACGGTCACGGTCCGCGGCGTCGCCGCCTCGGCCGAGTACATCTGGCCCGCGCGCAGTCGCCAGGACGTGCTGCCGCCGCCCGGCAGCTTCGGGGTCGTGTTCACCGGCCCGGCGCTGGCGGCGGCGCTGGCGCCGGCGCCGACCGAGGTCGCGGTCCGGTTCGCCCCGGGCGCGCCCACCACCGTCGAGGCGCGCGTCCGCGCGATCGCGGACGCCCACGGCGCCGCCGGCGTCACGACCCGCGCCGAGCAGCCGTCGAACGCGGCGCTGCGGTCCGACATCGACGGCTTCAAGCAGATGGCGGTGATGTTCCCGGGCCTGTTCCTGCTGGCCGCGGCGCTGGCCACCACGGTGCTGCTGTCGCGGCGGGTCCGCACCGAGCGCACCGTGATCGGCACGCTGCGCGCGTGCGGGTTCTCCCGGCGCCAGATCGTCTGGCACTACCTCGGCCACGGCGTCGGCCTGGGGTTGCTCGGCGCCATCCCCGGCGCGCTCGTCGGGCAGTTCGCCGCCGGCGCCGCCACCGGCGCGTACACCGCGGCGATCGACGTGCCGATCACCGTGACGCGCTTCCACCCCGACTTCTTCGCGCTCGCGGTCCTGTTCGGGCTGCTGACCGGCGTCGTCGCCGCGCTGGGTCCGGCCCGGGCGGCGGCGCGGATCGCGCCAGCGCAGGCGATGCGCGGCGTCGTGCCCGAGACCGGCGGCGCGCGCCGGCCGTGGCTCGAGCGGGCGCTCCCGCCGCTGCGACGCCTGCCGGCCCGGTGGCAGCTGATCCTGCGCAACCTCGGGCGCAACCGCCGGCGGACGCTGTCGACGATGCTGGGCGTGATCCTCGCCGCGACGCTGATCCTGGTGTCGTGGGGGCTGATCGACTCGACCCGCGCGATGCTGCACCGACAGTTCGAGGTCATCGAGCAGCGCGACGCGACGCTCTACGTCGACGGCCAGGTCGGGATCGAGCCGCTCGCGGCCGCCGCGGCCCAGGTCGACGGCGTGGCCGCGGTCGAGCCGCTGCTCGAGGGACCGGTGACGCTGCGCGGGCCCCGCGGCGACTACGCGACCGCGCTGACCGCGCTGCCGGCCGCCACCACGATGCACCGGTTCCTCGACCACGATCGCCGGTTCCAGCTCGGCGGCGGCGTCGTGCTCGGCCGGGCCGCCGCCGCGGTGCTCGGCGTCCACGTCGGCGACACCGTCGCGCTCGAGCTGCCCGAGGCCAGCGCCGGCTTCAGCGCCCGCGTCGACGGCTTCGTCGACGAGCCGCTCGGGACCCTGGCCTACGCGGCGCTCCCGGTGGTCGTCGCGGGCACCGGCGGCGCCGCCGCGGCCAACGGGGTCGCGGTCCGGTTCGCGCCCGGCGCCGATCGCCAGGCGACGCTGGCGCGGCTGCGCGCGCTGCCCGGCGTGGCGGTGGTCCAGGACACCCACGCGATGCTCGACGCCGCGAACGAGTTCATGGGCCTCCTGTACGCGTTCGTCGGGGTCATGCTGATCCTGGGCAGCGCGCTGGCGTTCACGATCCTGTTCGTGACCATGACGGTCAACATCGCCGAGCGGACCACCGAGCTGGCGACGTTGCGGGCCAGCGGCGTGTCGCACCGCCAGATCGCGCGCCTGGTCACCGCGGAGAACCTGCTCGTGACCGCGCTGGGCGTGGCGCCGGGCCTCGTGGTCGGCGTGCTCGCGGCCCGGGCCTTCCTGGCCTCGTTCTCGAGCGATCTGTTCGCGATGTCGCTCGCGCTGTCGTGGGTGACCCTGGTCGGCACCGCGGCCGCGCTGCTCGCCACCGCGCTCCTGTCACAGCTCCCCGGCCTGCGCGCGGTGCGCAAGCTCGACATCGCCAAGGTCGTGCGCGAGCGCTCGGCGTGACCGGGCCGCCGTCAGGCGATCTCGTCGGCGCCGACGTCGAGCGCCCCGCGCGGTCGGGCCTGGCCGTCGAGGTCGCGCTCGCCGACGAGCGCCCCCGGGAAGCCGGCGTCGTGGGCCGGGCTGGCGGTCAGCGCGACCGCGAGCGCCGCCAGGCGCGCGGGGGTCAGAATCGCTCGCCCCAGGTCACGAGCCCGCCCGCGCCCGTCGGCACGACCGCGACCTGGGTCCCCCGGCGCGGCCGGGTCCACCACAGGGCCCCGGCGGTCGCGACCGCGGCGACCGCGACGACGGCGCCAGCCTGCGCGCCGTAGTGATATCCGCTGGCGCGATCGTAGGCCGCGTCGCGCCCCGCGGCGTCGCCACGCCCGGCGGCCGCGGTCGAGTCCGTGAGCGCGCCGCGGCCGAGAGCTCGAGGGTCGCGGCGACGAGCCCGACCGCGACCCCGCCGCCCGCGAGCCCGAGGACCAGCCCCCGGCGCGAGCGCGCGGGCGCGGCCTCGACCGACGGCGTGGTCCGCACGCGGGGTCCGGGCGGCGGCGCCTCGACCGGCGGCGCCTCGACCGGCGGCGGCGCGGCCGCGACGCAGCTGGCCATCCGTTCCGCGGCGGCCCGACGCGCGGCCGCGTCGGGATCGGTGGCGAGGAAGTCCTCGAACACCTCGGCCGCGCGGGCGCACTGCCCCAGCTCCTGATGGCAGCGCGCGATCGCGAACAACGTCTCGGCGCGCGGCTGCAACCGGTACAGCCGCTCGAACCCGCGCAGCGCCTCCTGGTAGCGCCCGGCGGTGAAGTCGGCCTCGGCGGTGGCCTCGATCACCGCGACGTCGGGCCCGTCGGCCCCGGCCCGCCCTGGCGCCACGCCGACGCTGGCCACGGCCAGGGCGACGACGAGGGTCAGGCGAGCGCCGGGCACGCCTCCAGCGTAACCGAGTGCGTCGCGGCCGTCATCGGTGACCCGCCGCGGCCGTGTAGACTCCCGGCGTGTCCGTCGCTGGCGCGTGCCCGCTGTGCAACCGCGTGTTCCCGTGGACCGAGGTCCCGCCGGGCGCGACGGCGGTGACGTGCCCCAACTGCGACGTCCCGGTGGAGCTCGAACGGTCACCGCCGCCGATGCCGCCGCCGATGTTCGTGCCGCTGGTGCCGACGTTCCCACGTCCGGAACCGCCGCCCGAGGGCATGGCGATCGTGCGCGCGGCGCCGCCGCCACCACCGCCGGTGCTGGCCGAGGCTGGCCCGTTCCGCGCGTCGGCCCACCCGTTCATCGAGCGCCGGGTCGGCGACGCGCTCCAGATCGACTTCCCGCGCCGGCGCGGCGAAGGCCGCGTCAGCGTCGGCGCGGTCGTGTGGAGCAGCCTGTGGGCGGTGTTCACGGTCATCGACGTTTCCAGCGTCGTGACCGCGCTGATCATCGGCGGCCCGCCGACCGCGCTGTCGCTGCTGCTGCGTCGCCGCCGCAACCGGATCAAGATCGACGCGACCACGATCACCGCCGCGGGCGTGCGGCGGCTGCGGCGCGACCGCGTCACCCACATCTTCTGCGTCGGCGTCTACAACGGCTCCTGGTCGAACGTGATCTGGCACGTGCGCGTGCGCGCCGGCGTCCAGGACTTCCTGCTGGCGGTGACCGACTCGCTCGACGACGCCAACGCGCTGGCGGCGCTCTTGGCCAGCGAGCTGGGCCTGCCGACCTGGGTGCCGACCGCGCCCAACCCGCAGGCACCGCGACGGTGAGCCGTCAGCCCGCGTCGCGGCCGATCGCGGCGCGCAGCGAGGTCAGCCCGGCCGCGCGCAGCCGCGCCGCGAGGCCGCGGTGGACGCGCCGGGGCCACAGCGGGCCACCGTAGACGAAGCCGGTGTAGCCCTGCACCAGCGTGGCGCCCGCCGTGATGCGAGCCCAGGCGTCGTCGGCGGTCTCGACGCCGCCGACCGCGATCAACACCAGCCGCTCGCCGACCCGCGCGCGCAGGCGCCGCAGGACCGCGAGGCTCCGCGCCGTCAGCGGCGCGCCCGACAGCCCACCGGCGCCGAGCGCGGCGACCTCGGCGTCGGGCGTCGTCAGCCCGGTGCGGGCGATCGTGGTGTTGGTGGCGATGACGCCGTCGAGGCCCAGCTCGAGGGCCAGGTCGGCGACCGCGTCGATGTCGTCGTCGGCGAGGTCGGGCGCGATCTTCACCAGCAGCGGCACGCGCCGCGCCGGCGACGCGCGATCGAGCGTCGCGCGCACGTGCGCCAGCAGCGGCCGCAGCTTGTCGACCGCCTGCAGGTCGCGCAGCCCCGGCGTGTTGGGCGAGCTGACGTTGACCACCAGGTAGTCGGCCAGCGGCGCCAGCAGCTCGGCCGAGCGCGCGTAGTCGGCGAGCGCGCCGGCCTCGTCGACGATCTTGGTCTTGCCGATGTTGAGGCCGAGCAGCGCGACGCCGCGCGGCCGCCGCGCCAGCCGCGCCGCGGCGGCCTCGGCGCCGCCGTTGTTGAAGCCGAGCCGGTTGATCAGCGCGCGATCGCGCGGCAGCCGGAACATGCGCGGCCGCGGGTTGCCGGGCTGCGGCTGCGCGGTGATCGTGCCGAGCTCGACGAAGCCGAAGCCGAGCGCGGCCAGCGCGGCCGGCCCCTTGCCGTCCTTGTCGAAGCCGGCCGCGAGACCCAGCGGCGACGCCAGCTCGCGTCCGAACACGGTCAGGCGCAGCGCCGGATCGCGCGCGCCGCACAGCCGCCGCGCGATCGCCTTGGCGCCGGGCACGACCATCAGCGCGCGCAGGAGCCCGAAGCCGAGCCGGTGCGCGGTCTCGGCCGAGAGCCGGCGCAGGACCAGCCAGAACAGCGCGCGGTAGAGCACGCGCGTCTCGTACCACGAGCCCCGCCCCGCTCGCGATGCTGGCTACACGCCGTCGAGGTCGCCGAGCGCGTCGATCGGCGGCGGGGCCGCGCCCGCGTCATCAGCGGCGTCGACCTCGGCGTCGTCGGGCGCGTCGATCCCCGCGTCGACCCGCCGCTTGCCGGGGCCGTCGGCGCCCGAGCAGTCCTGGTCGACGCCGTCGCCGAGCGAGTCGGGCGCGCCCGGGTACACGTC harbors:
- a CDS encoding MFS transporter yields the protein MRRSPLLPIFLIVLVDVLGMTIVIPLLAIYAERFGASPLTATLLMSSFAVCQLLSGPVLGTLSDRYGRRPILLISQLGTLAGFLILARADALWMVFAGRIIDGATAGNLAIAQAYIADHTPPEKRTQSFALIGIAFGLGFAFGPVISGWLSHHSLATPFYLAAALSACAIMGTLLILPRDEARAPATGRLRVFSPGLYVEYFRRPELGRLLALFFVYMFTFSLFIGGIALFSERHYTWHGLPFTPREIGFTFAGSAVVALVIQGGLIRRLVPRFGEVRLAEVGFLTLAVGYPLLGVSSALGMLALATLISSVGNSLLRPALTALVTTHASAREQGVVLGITQSLSSIAAISAPPLAGVLIEHGHGHAWAYLLGGVGALGLVIMMATRKAGKVAAEA
- a CDS encoding TetR/AcrR family transcriptional regulator is translated as MTPPAQPDLGRVTRQKIIAATIVLVAEEGWHGVTTRQVAERAGVNNAAVNYHFTTKVDLLRAAAAANVEAEFGQAMQAMFMAPTLKDGMRLMLSFLGAIDLKQPSMVMLLETMMQSSRDEPLREGLLEVLAAVRAQMAARVAADQATGHLAPHLDPMIIATLLAALIDGLLLHRMVDPSIDITRSGVAAIDALLEAP
- a CDS encoding FtsX-like permease family protein; the protein is MRLLRRKLGRDLRRQRAQSLAIAATIFLGTMLAVLSAGAYRDLDASYRAVFDATGFADLWIAGGDVDAIATAAGAEPGVEAALPRRVTDVPIEIGDQRFLGRAVEVVADAAVGKVLVTAGQPLDPAEPDGVLVEEHLAAHAHLGPGDHLALLVGTGWRTVTVRGVAASAEYIWPARSRQDVLPPPGSFGVVFTGPALAAALAPAPTEVAVRFAPGAPTTVEARVRAIADAHGAAGVTTRAEQPSNAALRSDIDGFKQMAVMFPGLFLLAAALATTVLLSRRVRTERTVIGTLRACGFSRRQIVWHYLGHGVGLGLLGAIPGALVGQFAAGAATGAYTAAIDVPITVTRFHPDFFALAVLFGLLTGVVAALGPARAAARIAPAQAMRGVVPETGGARRPWLERALPPLRRLPARWQLILRNLGRNRRRTLSTMLGVILAATLILVSWGLIDSTRAMLHRQFEVIEQRDATLYVDGQVGIEPLAAAAAQVDGVAAVEPLLEGPVTLRGPRGDYATALTALPAATTMHRFLDHDRRFQLGGGVVLGRAAAAVLGVHVGDTVALELPEASAGFSARVDGFVDEPLGTLAYAALPVVVAGTGGAAAANGVAVRFAPGADRQATLARLRALPGVAVVQDTHAMLDAANEFMGLLYAFVGVMLILGSALAFTILFVTMTVNIAERTTELATLRASGVSHRQIARLVTAENLLVTALGVAPGLVVGVLAARAFLASFSSDLFAMSLALSWVTLVGTAAALLATALLSQLPGLRAVRKLDIAKVVRERSA
- a CDS encoding quinone-dependent dihydroorotate dehydrogenase, which gives rise to MLYRALFWLVLRRLSAETAHRLGFGLLRALMVVPGAKAIARRLCGARDPALRLTVFGRELASPLGLAAGFDKDGKGPAALAALGFGFVELGTITAQPQPGNPRPRMFRLPRDRALINRLGFNNGGAEAAAARLARRPRGVALLGLNIGKTKIVDEAGALADYARSAELLAPLADYLVVNVSSPNTPGLRDLQAVDKLRPLLAHVRATLDRASPARRVPLLVKIAPDLADDDIDAVADLALELGLDGVIATNTTIARTGLTTPDAEVAALGAGGLSGAPLTARSLAVLRRLRARVGERLVLIAVGGVETADDAWARITAGATLVQGYTGFVYGGPLWPRRVHRGLAARLRAAGLTSLRAAIGRDAG
- a CDS encoding ABC transporter ATP-binding protein, whose product is MTTAPSSAAAGAAIHLRGASRTFGKGANAVHALRAVDLDVEPGELAVLLGPSGSGKTTLLNLIGGIESPTAGTVEVAGRDLGRLDDDARTRYRRDTLGFVFQFYNLVPTLTARENVALILELIGVDDPDGRAERALRAVGLGARLERFPAELSGGEQQRVAIARAIAKEPLLLLCDEPTGALDLETGRVVLALLRKLNRESGRTIAIVTHNVAIGAMADRIVRMRSGEVVESVRNPTPIEPEEVTW
- a CDS encoding MATE family efflux transporter encodes the protein MRTLLALAAPVVLARATQSVVGFTDAYMVAPLGEDALTATTGGAINSFSLVILPMGTAFIIQSFVAQLVGKGRAADARRYAWYGLALALAAGVLALAALPLIGPVLGWFPHTPHVRGLMTDYMMIRLTAVAAIVGSEALGNWFGGFSNTSMQMRAGILTMVINVAGNWLLIEGRAGAPAMGVQGAALASAISSWIGLGYLFFEFRRAPRHGAAPTAWSWPELGRVLRFGLPNGFNWFLEFGAFALFLNVAVAQLGTAAYGALNVIIQVNSVAFMPAFGIATAGAILAGQSIGAGAFDAVHRVVRMTLAVTAGWMGLIGLVYLVFPETVMGLFAHDDAKTGVSASQLVAVGAPMLAISSAWQLFDAASMTMSETLRAAGDTAWTLWARVVLAWVVFVPASFVVVYVLDGGTTAVMLCLVAYLAALAVAMTLRFRSGRWRTIDLTGREPELV